In the Flagellimonas sp. HMM57 genome, one interval contains:
- the ftsY gene encoding signal recognition particle-docking protein FtsY: protein MSLFKKIFSSDKKETLDKGLEKSKTSFFGKLSKAVAGKSKVDDEVLDNLEEILITSDVGVDTTLKIIERIEKRVSQDKYLGTDELNTILREEIAGLLSETHVGEDTEFVVPTDKRPYVIMVVGVNGVGKTTTIGKLANQFKNQGLKVVLGAGDTFRAAAIDQLEVWAKRVDVPIIKQKMGSDPASVAFDTLNSAVADNADIVLIDTAGRLHNKVNLMNELSKVKRVMQKVVPNAPHEVLLVLDGSTGQNAFEQAKQFTKATEVSSLAVTKLDGTAKGGVVIGISDQFQIPVKYIGVGEGIEDLQVFNKYEFVDSFFKI from the coding sequence ATGAGCCTATTTAAAAAGATTTTTTCTTCAGACAAAAAAGAAACCCTTGATAAGGGACTCGAAAAGTCAAAAACGAGTTTTTTTGGCAAATTGAGCAAAGCAGTAGCTGGTAAATCCAAAGTTGATGACGAGGTTTTGGATAACCTCGAAGAGATTTTGATTACTTCGGATGTTGGTGTTGATACTACCCTAAAGATTATAGAACGTATAGAAAAGCGGGTCTCTCAAGATAAATATTTAGGAACCGATGAGCTCAATACGATTCTTAGAGAGGAAATTGCAGGCCTACTTTCAGAAACGCATGTTGGTGAAGATACCGAGTTTGTTGTCCCAACTGACAAAAGACCTTATGTGATTATGGTGGTTGGTGTAAATGGCGTGGGGAAGACCACGACTATTGGAAAGCTGGCCAACCAATTCAAAAACCAAGGATTAAAAGTGGTATTGGGAGCAGGGGATACCTTTAGAGCCGCGGCAATTGATCAGTTGGAAGTCTGGGCAAAACGGGTTGATGTACCCATTATCAAGCAAAAAATGGGCAGTGACCCTGCATCCGTCGCTTTTGATACACTTAATTCTGCAGTGGCGGATAATGCAGATATCGTTTTAATCGATACTGCGGGCAGATTGCACAATAAAGTCAATCTAATGAATGAACTTTCTAAGGTGAAACGGGTGATGCAAAAAGTCGTTCCCAACGCTCCGCACGAAGTATTGCTGGTATTGGATGGTTCAACAGGGCAAAATGCTTTTGAACAGGCAAAACAGTTCACCAAGGCCACAGAAGTTAGTAGTTTGGCGGTAACCAAATTGGATGGCACGGCCAAAGGCGGGGTTGTAATCGGTATTTCGGATCAGTTTCAAATACCTGTAAAGTATATTGGTGTGGGTGAGGGCATTGAAGATTTACAGGTCTTCAATAAGTATGAATTTGTAGATTCTTTTTTTAAAATCTAA
- a CDS encoding alpha/beta hydrolase-fold protein, which produces MKIITSFYVTCLLFISMGITAQNSSDYQKMIFEKDGDSLPYRMLLPKDYDASKKYPLIVLLHGSGERGNDNESQLIHGSGLFQKEEVRNAYPAIVVFPQCAANSSWSKVDVKGEMPNREFVFYEDSEPTKDLLLLEDLLEDLKKRYKLDERRFYVGGLSMGGMGTFELVKRNPKMFAAAFPICGGANPKISKKLTKLDWWVFHGDADEVVPEKYSAEMVKAMKDNDINVTYKVYPGVGHNSWDNAFAEPELLSWLFSKSR; this is translated from the coding sequence ATGAAAATTATAACCTCTTTTTATGTAACGTGTCTTTTATTTATTAGCATGGGCATAACGGCACAAAACTCTTCTGACTATCAAAAAATGATTTTTGAAAAGGATGGGGATAGTCTCCCATATCGTATGCTATTGCCAAAAGACTATGATGCTTCGAAAAAATATCCACTAATAGTCTTATTGCACGGATCAGGAGAAAGAGGAAATGATAATGAAAGCCAGTTGATTCATGGATCTGGCCTGTTCCAAAAAGAAGAAGTAAGAAATGCTTATCCAGCAATTGTGGTATTTCCCCAATGCGCTGCAAATAGTTCGTGGTCCAAAGTGGATGTAAAAGGGGAAATGCCCAACAGGGAATTTGTTTTTTATGAGGACAGTGAGCCCACTAAAGATTTACTTTTATTGGAAGATCTATTGGAGGATTTAAAGAAGAGGTACAAACTGGACGAACGTAGATTTTATGTGGGAGGTCTTTCTATGGGAGGTATGGGTACATTTGAACTTGTGAAACGGAATCCAAAAATGTTTGCTGCTGCCTTTCCCATTTGCGGAGGTGCCAATCCGAAAATAAGTAAAAAACTTACTAAGTTGGATTGGTGGGTTTTTCACGGTGATGCTGATGAGGTGGTTCCTGAGAAATATTCTGCTGAAATGGTAAAAGCAATGAAGGACAACGATATCAATGTTACTTACAAGGTATATCCCGGTGTTGGCCACAACAGTTGGGACAATGCCTTTGCAGAACCCGAATTGCTTTCTTGGTTATTTTCTAAATCGCGCTAA
- a CDS encoding 3'-5' exonuclease yields MELQLTKPICFFDLETTGTNVAKDRIVEISILKVFPNGNKESRTWLVNPEMPIPPEVILVHGISDERVANEPTFKQLSKEIYKMIKDSDLAGFNSDRFDIPLLAEEMLRADVDFDMKNTVSVDVQTIFHKMEKRTLGAAYKFYCDKNLDDAHSAEADTLATYEVLLAQLDRYPELENNMKKLSEFTTRKQSLDFAGFIGVNKKNEPIFSFGKHKDKTVDEVMEKEPGYFGWILNADFPLYTKKVLTQIKLSKLNNKLS; encoded by the coding sequence ATGGAACTACAACTTACCAAACCCATCTGTTTTTTTGATTTGGAAACTACTGGGACCAACGTAGCCAAGGATAGAATTGTTGAAATCTCTATTCTCAAGGTTTTTCCGAATGGAAATAAAGAAAGCAGGACATGGCTCGTTAATCCAGAAATGCCCATTCCCCCAGAAGTGATTTTGGTACATGGTATTTCCGATGAAAGAGTTGCCAATGAACCTACGTTCAAGCAACTGTCCAAAGAAATCTATAAGATGATTAAGGATAGTGATTTGGCGGGTTTCAATTCAGACAGGTTCGATATTCCCTTATTGGCAGAGGAGATGCTAAGGGCAGATGTAGATTTTGATATGAAGAATACCGTCTCCGTAGATGTGCAGACTATTTTCCACAAAATGGAAAAACGAACATTGGGAGCCGCATACAAATTCTATTGTGATAAAAACTTGGACGATGCACACAGTGCAGAAGCAGATACCTTAGCCACTTACGAAGTACTGCTGGCACAACTGGACAGGTATCCAGAACTAGAGAACAACATGAAAAAGCTTTCTGAGTTCACTACTCGTAAACAATCCTTGGATTTTGCAGGATTTATAGGTGTGAACAAGAAAAACGAACCCATCTTTTCTTTCGGAAAACATAAGGACAAAACCGTAGATGAGGTCATGGAAAAAGAACCTGGCTATTTTGGTTGGATTTTAAATGCTGATTTTCCACTGTATACCAAAAAGGTCCTCACACAAATAAAGCTGAGCAAGCTTAATAATAAGTTATCTTAA
- the rpmB gene encoding 50S ribosomal protein L28, whose translation MSKICEVTGKKVMFGNNVSFSINKTKRRFDVNISKKKFYIPEEDRWVTLNVSSRGLKIINKKGISAVLKEMNSKK comes from the coding sequence ATGTCTAAGATTTGTGAAGTTACAGGAAAAAAGGTGATGTTTGGAAACAACGTATCCTTTTCTATCAATAAAACCAAGAGAAGATTCGATGTAAATATTTCTAAAAAGAAATTTTACATTCCCGAAGAAGACCGTTGGGTCACTTTGAACGTTTCTTCGAGAGGTTTGAAAATTATCAATAAAAAAGGAATCTCAGCTGTTTTGAAGGAAATGAATTCCAAAAAATAG
- a CDS encoding Hpt domain-containing protein: MIYNLDKINEMAEGDQDFIVSVVSVFLEEVPTDLEGLEKAIESEDYENVYKLAHKIKPNVDLLGMEQTRATALEIETLGKNVSNMHEIKDKFPMLKKDILQVISELKKDFNL; encoded by the coding sequence ATGATATACAACCTCGACAAAATAAATGAAATGGCAGAAGGCGATCAAGATTTTATAGTCTCTGTAGTTTCTGTTTTTTTGGAAGAAGTCCCCACAGATTTAGAAGGTTTGGAAAAAGCTATTGAAAGCGAGGACTATGAAAACGTGTACAAGTTGGCCCATAAAATAAAACCGAACGTGGATTTATTGGGCATGGAACAAACACGAGCTACTGCACTTGAAATTGAAACCCTGGGAAAGAACGTCTCAAATATGCATGAAATCAAAGATAAATTTCCAATGCTTAAAAAGGATATACTTCAAGTAATTTCAGAACTTAAAAAAGATTTTAACCTATAA
- a CDS encoding DUF2911 domain-containing protein: MKKVLINSFFLVVIVSSYAQIKHPKASPLATIEQEIGLSKISVEYSRPATRGRKIFGGLVPYGRIWRVGANASTKITVDTDMNILGNDLPKGTYALYAFPEEDEWQIAFHTNTGHWGDGRKNYDPEEDLFRITVKSQKIQDYQENFLIVFDSITHSTIQMGLIWANTKVIIPFTVDTHAQMEMEIARQLSENPTAQTYYEAARYLQEQKIEYPRALQYLNQALKLGGDTYYFHRVKSLVEAALGDYEDAITSAQKSLALAQKQDKDEFVRMNQKNINTWKTLLQDHDD; the protein is encoded by the coding sequence ATGAAGAAGGTTCTGATAAATTCTTTTTTTTTAGTAGTTATCGTTTCATCTTATGCACAAATAAAACACCCTAAAGCCAGCCCACTTGCTACAATAGAACAGGAAATCGGTCTTTCCAAAATCTCAGTGGAATATTCGCGTCCAGCAACTAGAGGGCGTAAAATTTTTGGTGGTTTGGTACCTTACGGCCGTATCTGGCGGGTAGGGGCCAATGCATCAACAAAAATTACCGTGGATACGGATATGAACATTTTGGGAAATGATTTGCCCAAAGGTACTTATGCATTGTATGCATTTCCAGAAGAAGATGAGTGGCAAATAGCATTTCATACAAATACGGGACATTGGGGAGATGGTCGTAAAAATTATGACCCTGAAGAAGATTTGTTTCGCATCACTGTCAAATCGCAGAAGATCCAAGATTACCAAGAGAATTTTTTAATTGTCTTTGATTCCATTACCCATAGTACTATTCAGATGGGGTTAATTTGGGCAAATACCAAAGTAATCATACCCTTTACTGTAGATACCCACGCACAGATGGAAATGGAAATAGCGAGACAGCTTTCAGAAAATCCTACGGCACAAACATACTACGAAGCTGCGCGCTATCTACAAGAGCAAAAAATAGAATATCCTCGTGCTTTGCAGTATTTGAATCAGGCTTTGAAATTAGGTGGTGATACCTATTATTTTCACAGAGTAAAAAGTTTGGTAGAAGCTGCACTTGGTGACTATGAAGATGCAATAACATCTGCACAAAAATCCTTAGCTTTAGCTCAAAAGCAGGACAAGGACGAGTTTGTTCGTATGAACCAAAAGAACATCAATACATGGAAAACCTTACTTCAAGATCACGACGACTAA
- a CDS encoding amidase family protein: MENLTSRSRRLTYILLITGSILFVGCKQHAKESKEKEVIVLWQSYNDSAEVAANAEHEKERMRYKFIQSKVLDKNDVFLPLYEEVSAFDFTTYESLKPLILEQNIPSIQQHISEGKFTYEQLVLFYLHRIYKYELDNSTTLNTVIALNPNVLEEARNLDADSKGHHNIYGMPILLKDNIGAQNMKTTAGAIALMENQTDDAFIVKRLKEKGALILGKVNLSEWANFICGVCPNGQSAVGGQTLNPYGRRVFDTGGSSAGSGTSIASNYAVAAVGTETSGSILSPSSQNSVVGMKPTIGFLSRTGIVPISSTLDTPGPMTKNVIDNGILLDAMRGYDDEDSKSVQTDWDKQWYVAENLELKGKRFGAIKNYIETDSIYRITMEKLKAAGATIIEFEPIEVAFDGFLSILNIDMKNDLPVYLKTQVKDKDAVKIENVADAVAFNLQDSLIRIPYGQARFDGILADSTSADGLKEIKDRLKTAGRKYLNDPMDKHQLDAVLSINNYDAGIAAAAEYPALTVPMGYKESGEPISLTFIAKQFQEAKLYELGAAFESLNKVRKIPEGYMD; this comes from the coding sequence ATGGAAAACCTTACTTCAAGATCACGACGACTAACGTATATACTTTTAATTACGGGCTCTATTCTATTTGTCGGTTGCAAACAGCATGCTAAAGAATCCAAGGAAAAAGAAGTGATTGTATTGTGGCAATCCTATAATGATTCAGCAGAAGTTGCTGCCAATGCTGAGCATGAAAAGGAGCGAATGCGATACAAGTTTATACAATCTAAAGTATTGGATAAAAACGATGTCTTTTTACCACTTTATGAAGAAGTTTCCGCTTTTGATTTTACTACATACGAATCTTTAAAACCTTTGATTTTAGAGCAGAATATCCCTTCGATTCAGCAACATATCTCAGAAGGTAAATTTACCTATGAGCAATTGGTACTTTTTTACCTACACCGTATTTATAAATATGAGTTGGATAATAGTACGACCTTAAATACTGTGATTGCATTAAACCCTAATGTGCTTGAAGAAGCTCGGAATTTAGATGCAGACTCAAAAGGACACCATAACATCTATGGAATGCCCATTTTATTGAAAGATAATATCGGTGCTCAAAATATGAAAACCACGGCTGGCGCCATTGCCTTGATGGAAAACCAAACAGATGACGCATTTATTGTAAAGCGTCTTAAGGAAAAAGGTGCATTGATTTTGGGTAAGGTGAATCTAAGTGAATGGGCCAATTTTATTTGCGGTGTTTGCCCCAATGGACAAAGTGCGGTAGGGGGGCAAACCCTTAATCCCTATGGTAGAAGGGTTTTTGATACTGGCGGTTCCAGTGCGGGAAGTGGAACTTCAATTGCTTCAAATTATGCCGTAGCGGCTGTGGGTACAGAAACTTCGGGTTCTATTCTCTCGCCTTCCAGTCAAAATTCTGTTGTTGGGATGAAACCTACGATTGGATTTTTGAGCCGAACTGGGATAGTTCCAATTTCCAGCACTTTGGACACTCCCGGACCTATGACCAAAAACGTTATTGATAATGGTATTCTTTTGGATGCTATGCGTGGCTATGATGATGAAGATAGCAAATCTGTTCAAACGGATTGGGATAAACAATGGTACGTGGCAGAAAATCTGGAACTTAAAGGAAAGCGTTTCGGAGCGATTAAAAACTACATCGAAACAGATTCCATTTATAGAATTACGATGGAAAAGTTAAAGGCTGCTGGTGCCACCATTATTGAATTTGAACCCATAGAAGTAGCGTTTGATGGGTTTCTTTCGATTTTAAATATCGATATGAAAAACGACCTTCCTGTTTATCTAAAAACCCAGGTTAAAGATAAAGATGCGGTAAAGATTGAAAATGTTGCAGATGCCGTGGCATTCAATCTGCAGGATTCATTGATAAGGATACCCTATGGACAAGCTCGTTTTGATGGTATTTTAGCTGACTCAACATCCGCTGATGGACTAAAGGAAATTAAAGATAGATTGAAGACTGCTGGTCGGAAGTATTTAAATGATCCTATGGATAAACATCAATTGGACGCCGTGCTTTCCATCAATAATTACGATGCAGGGATTGCAGCAGCAGCGGAATATCCGGCGTTGACCGTTCCTATGGGCTATAAAGAATCTGGAGAACCGATTAGTCTGACCTTTATAGCAAAACAGTTTCAAGAAGCTAAATTGTATGAATTGGGAGCAGCTTTTGAAAGCTTGAACAAGGTGCGGAAAATTCCAGAAGGTTATATGGATTGA
- a CDS encoding DUF4295 domain-containing protein codes for MAKKTVATLQGSSKRLTKAIKMVKSPKTGAYTFVESVMSPELVNDWLNKK; via the coding sequence ATGGCAAAGAAAACGGTAGCAACACTACAGGGTAGTTCAAAAAGATTAACAAAGGCCATCAAAATGGTAAAATCTCCTAAAACTGGAGCATATACTTTTGTGGAGTCGGTAATGTCACCAGAATTAGTGAACGACTGGTTGAACAAAAAATAA
- a CDS encoding competence/damage-inducible protein A, translating to MQAEIITIGDEILIGQIVDSNSAFISKELNKIGVSVYQITSIQDDRNHILDALEVACKRSSIVIITGGLGPTKDDVTKSTLCQFFDDELVLDEKVLAHIEMLFKKYIPTPISNSNRKQALVPSKAEILHNAHGTAPGLWMKKGKTVFVSLPGVPFEMKGLMTSAVLPKIIDEYERPYIIHKTIMTYGLGESAIAEKIEDWEDNLPDAIKLAYLPNLGRVRLRLSTKGTDKESLVLALESEVKKLYPLIGDIIYGEEEDESIEVQVGKLLTQKQLTLSTAESFTGGKIAQQLTSVPGASAYFKGSIVSYATEAKIKTLGVSEELVKKYSVVSEEVAIAMAESVKQLLETDFAIATTGNAGPTKGDSDEAVGTVFIGISTPEHTFAQKFVMGNHRERIVQKSVNKAFELVLKEILNF from the coding sequence ATGCAGGCAGAAATAATTACCATTGGGGATGAAATCCTCATTGGACAAATTGTAGACTCCAATTCTGCATTTATATCCAAAGAACTAAATAAAATAGGGGTTTCGGTTTATCAAATAACATCAATACAAGATGACCGAAACCATATTTTAGATGCTCTAGAAGTAGCTTGCAAGAGATCTTCCATAGTTATCATTACTGGAGGCTTGGGCCCTACCAAAGATGATGTCACCAAGTCAACACTGTGTCAGTTCTTTGATGATGAGCTAGTTCTGGATGAAAAGGTCTTGGCCCATATTGAGATGCTATTCAAAAAATACATTCCTACGCCAATATCCAATTCAAATAGAAAACAGGCTTTGGTGCCCTCTAAGGCTGAAATATTACATAATGCGCATGGTACCGCCCCAGGACTTTGGATGAAGAAAGGAAAAACTGTTTTCGTTTCTTTGCCAGGAGTACCTTTTGAGATGAAGGGCCTTATGACAAGTGCTGTTCTGCCAAAAATTATAGATGAATACGAACGCCCATATATTATCCATAAAACCATAATGACCTATGGTTTGGGTGAAAGTGCTATTGCAGAAAAAATAGAAGACTGGGAGGACAACTTGCCAGATGCTATAAAGCTGGCATATTTGCCCAACTTGGGCCGGGTAAGACTCCGACTTAGTACAAAAGGAACGGATAAGGAAAGTTTGGTACTCGCACTTGAATCCGAAGTGAAAAAGCTTTATCCTTTGATTGGTGACATTATCTATGGAGAAGAAGAAGACGAGTCCATAGAAGTACAAGTTGGAAAACTGTTAACCCAAAAACAGCTGACACTGTCCACTGCAGAAAGCTTTACAGGTGGCAAAATAGCACAACAACTAACTTCTGTTCCGGGAGCATCAGCTTATTTTAAAGGAAGTATCGTAAGTTATGCAACGGAAGCCAAGATTAAGACTCTGGGCGTATCCGAAGAGTTGGTAAAAAAATATTCTGTGGTCAGTGAAGAAGTGGCAATTGCAATGGCTGAAAGCGTTAAACAACTATTGGAAACAGATTTCGCTATTGCAACAACGGGAAATGCAGGTCCGACCAAGGGAGATTCAGATGAAGCAGTGGGAACGGTCTTTATTGGGATAAGTACTCCCGAGCATACTTTTGCCCAAAAATTCGTTATGGGAAATCATAGGGAACGTATCGTTCAGAAGTCTGTAAACAAGGCATTTGAATTAGTACTAAAAGAAATTTTAAATTTCTAA
- a CDS encoding fumarylacetoacetate hydrolase family protein — protein sequence MKLICIGRNYAAHIDELKNERPEEPVVFIKPDSSILPKEQDFYIPEFSNDIHYEVEVLVKIKKVGKHIAKEFAHTYYDEVGLGIDFTARDLQSKLKAKGLPWEKAKGFDGAAVIGKWMPKDKYENTDKLGFSLLKNGENVQIGNTSLMLWKIDELISYVSTYFMLKKGDILFTGTPAGVGKVSPNDYLSGTLEGETMFEINVK from the coding sequence ATGAAACTGATATGCATCGGCAGAAACTACGCTGCCCATATTGACGAATTAAAAAATGAACGTCCAGAAGAACCTGTTGTTTTTATAAAACCAGATTCCTCTATTCTGCCCAAGGAGCAAGATTTCTATATTCCTGAATTTTCCAATGATATACATTATGAGGTAGAAGTTTTGGTTAAGATAAAGAAGGTAGGAAAACACATTGCCAAAGAGTTTGCGCATACCTATTATGATGAAGTTGGATTGGGAATAGATTTTACGGCAAGAGACCTTCAATCCAAGCTCAAGGCAAAAGGCTTGCCATGGGAAAAAGCAAAAGGTTTTGATGGAGCGGCGGTCATAGGTAAATGGATGCCTAAGGATAAGTACGAAAATACGGACAAATTAGGGTTTTCCTTGTTAAAAAATGGGGAAAATGTACAAATTGGTAATACATCGCTGATGCTGTGGAAGATAGATGAGTTAATTTCATACGTTTCTACCTATTTTATGCTAAAAAAAGGGGATATTCTATTTACTGGGACACCCGCTGGGGTTGGTAAAGTAAGTCCAAATGATTACCTTTCTGGTACACTGGAAGGAGAAACGATGTTTGAAATTAATGTGAAATAA
- the rpmG gene encoding 50S ribosomal protein L33: MAKKGNRIQVILECTEHKESGMPGTSRYITTKNKKNTPDRMEIKKFNPILKRMTVHKEIK; encoded by the coding sequence ATGGCAAAGAAAGGGAATAGAATTCAAGTTATTTTAGAGTGTACAGAGCACAAAGAATCTGGAATGCCAGGAACTTCTCGTTACATTACTACGAAAAATAAGAAGAATACGCCAGATAGGATGGAAATTAAAAAATTCAATCCTATCCTAAAGCGTATGACAGTTCATAAAGAAATTAAATAA